The genomic segment TTAACAGAAAATTTAACTGATATGTCTGAACTTCCTCCAAGTGTTGAAGAAAATGTGAAAAAGCTTATGATTTCATTAGCTCGTGATTTAATGGGCTTTGAAGAAATTGATGAAATTGCAGAAGCCACAGGGCTGAGTGTAGAGGAAGTAGAAGAAATCTTAGAGGAAGAATAATAAGAATCAAATATATATTAATTGATATTTGTTAATTTTGTTAATTAAGATACTACTAGTATTTGTTTAATCCCCATGATAGATTAAATTATCATGGGGATTTTTAGCGTGTGGAAGTTTTTGTAGGATTAATAAGGATTATAATTAATAATTAAGATCGTGTTTAAAAAGTACTGTAATGTCAGTTAAAAGAAAAGTTGAGCTGTTACATAAAGAATTCCTTTGTGATGTAACAGCCTTTTTTAGATCTTTTTTAGAGATGATGCAGATATTCAGTGATTCATTTTAAGTAATAGAAATTTTCATATTTTTATATATTCCTAGATTTATATATTTATAGGTTTATATAAAAATATGAAAATATATAAATATGAAAATATATAAATATATAAATATATAAATATTTATAGGAAACATCAGAGGTTTGGACATTAGAGAGTAGAGTGAATTCTAGATGGAAATTGATTAATAACATATATAGATTTAGCCTTATTTTCATGTGAGAATATGAATGAATTATTGTAGCCAGTTTTTGGCTATAGGATAACTAATTGGTATTTTACCATCATTTCCAAATCCTAATGTATGAGCTGAAGTATGAAAATCACTGCCCCCGCTTTTTAACAGGTTATGGCTGTCACAATAATCAATTATTGCATTAATTTGTGAGTGAGAATGCTTACGATGTATGCATTCAATACCATCTATTAAGTTTAATTTGACAATGCTGTCGATATAATTATATATGTTATCTACGTCATATACATAAGGATGAGCTAAAAAACATTTACCGCCTGAACTATGAATTGTTTCTGCAGCTTCATAGATAGTTGGAAGATCTTCTGCTGGCTGTATATAAAATGGACTATTAGGGTTTAAATAGTGTTTTCTATAAAAAGTTGTTCTATCAGTAATTTCTAATTTTTTTAGAATATACGAATTTTCATCATAGCTTAAAATATCATCACAAATAACATCGTTAGCAGGAGTATTTCTGCCCTTTATATATAAATTAGAGGAATGTAGAATTTTTAGTTTATTACAAACCTTTATTAAATAATTTAATTTAGAATTTTCTTTTTCAATAACATTAATGTTTTTATTAACTTGTAATATTCTTGATTTTTCTATAGAATCAATATCAATATTATATCCTAGCATATCCATGCTTATTCCGCCAAATGAAAAAGCGATTTCAATTCCATTAATTATGTTACCACCGTATAAATCCTTTATATTTAAGTTGCTAATTTTTTTATATGCATCAACAGATTGATGGTCTGTAAATGAAATAAATTCTAAATTCTTTTCTTCCGACATTTTTAAGATGTCTATTACATCAAAATCTCCATCAGAATTATTTGTATGAATGTGTAAATCTATCATTAGGCATTTCTCCTCCATTTTAAATCATAAGGAATTGTAAACAATTTTAGATTTATTTATTTTAAGGAAACTATTAAGTAATTTTAAAGTTATCATATCATTAAATATTTTTTTAGACAAATAGTTAATGAGCATCGTTATTCTTTGAATTAATTATAGTATAGATAGTTGTTTTATTTATAAAACTCAATATGATAGATATATTGCAAAAGTAATTCTTCATGATAATTCTAAAAACATTGCAAGAATTTTAGTCGTAATTGTGAAATGTGAATTGCAACAAATATATTAAATGTATAAAAATAAAGGGGGTATTATAATAAAAAATAAGAGAAAGAGGTAATAAAAATGAGAATACAAGATTATATGTTAGAAACTCCAGTTAAGATGAAAGAAATAATTTCAAAGTCTGATGAATTATTTAAAGAAATAATAAAGCAAGACATAAACAAAATTATAATTACAGGATCAGGAACAAGTTATCACTCAGGGGTACAGGTGCAAACTTATTTGCAAGGAATATTAGATGCTGAAGTTACAGCAATGTATCCATTTATGATAACTAAAGATACATTCAAAGGTAAAAACGAAAAAACATTGATAATAGGTATATCACAAGGCGGAAGTAGTTATTCAACTTATAATGCAATGAAATTGGCAAAAATTAGATGCTAGCGATAGATTTGAAGAGGTATATAAAAAGTCAGAACAATGGATTGAGAAAAATAAAAGCAGATTAGTAGAAGCTAAAGAAATAAGAATAATAGGTCCAGCAGAATTATATGGCGATACTTTAGAAAGTGCATTGAAGTTATTAGAAACTATGAGAGTGCCTGTTACAGGATATGAATTTGAAGAATTTATACATGGTATATATAATGCAATAAATAGTGATTCAACAATATTTATATTAGATACAGGAAAAGAACCAAGAGTAGCAAAAATGATTGAAGTCCTATCTGAGTGGACAAGCAATATTTACGTAATAGGAAGAAATGTTGCTTCGGATGATAGGAATCTACAAATAAATGTGAGTGAAGATGAGCATCATCAAACATTTAATTTCATAGTACCAATGCAATTGATATGTGGAGAGATACCTAATTTAAGAGGAGTTAATCCGAGTATACCAAAAGATCCTCAATTTCATATGAAACTTGGAAGCAAGAGATTTAATAAATAATCTATAGTAAAAATAATTGTTAATAAGTTAGTTGCGTAAAAATTCTATAATAATTATTTAAACGTATTGATGAAAAAAATATTATTAGGCTAATAATTTATTTTGAGTTTTAATTTAAATTGAATATATTAAGTTTTTTGTAAAATTTAGAACAGTAAATAGTTTTTAATAAAAATAAACTATTTACTGTTTCTTTTATTTGAAAAAAAGTACAATTAACTACTTTTTTGTAGACATTTTAATTAACTACAAATCTCTATATTATTCTTTGGTTATATAACACTTTTAATTTTTTAAAGACTATGCTTAATAATCCAAAGAATACACTATCTCTTGTTGCTATAAGAATTATAAAGTAAATACTGCAGCAAGCAAGTACATCAAGGATACAGGATAATATAGTTCCAGATATAAAATTATTTATAACAAAGGTTATTGGGATAAATATTAAAGAGTAATACAAATACTTAAAATTCTCAAAAGCAAATAATCTTATATTTATGTTAAGTTCATTTTTTACTAATCTATATTCTAAAGCCATAACTACTAAATTTGAAACCAAAGTTGTTGCGATTACTTTTGTTGGTGTGAACATATTGGTAAATATTAAAAGAGTATTCAAGATCAAATTTAATATCCCTCCAATGAAAACTAACTTAGCATCTGTTTTTTCTCTCCCGAAAATATAAATTATCTGATCTGAAATAATTCTATCAATTCCAATAGTCAGCATATATATTGAAAACACCATTAGTATTTGCACAGCTGGAAGATAGATATCAGTACCTTTGCCCATAATTATAATAACCTGCTTAGAAACTCCAAGTAATCCTATTGAGGCTGGAAATAAGAATAAGAAATATATTTTAATTACCTTATTTAATAAAGTCAAATAGACTTCTTTTGAATGATTTTCTAAATAGTTAGAAAGTCTAGCCATAGAGACTTGAACTATTGTAAACATTAAGATATCTATCATTGACATTATTTTTTGAGCAACTCCATAATATCCTGCTTCTGTTGATCCTAAATTACTGTTTAGCATGTTTTTATCAAGCAAAGTATATAAAATATATGTATTGGCAAGTATTACAACTGAAAACATAGGCTTTATATGTTTTTTTATTTGTAAATCTGAGAAGTTAAAGTGCATAGTCTTTTTTATATATATAAAACTGGATATGTTATTAATAAAATTTATACCACAAGTAAGATATATGTAAAATAAAAAATCAGCTTGGGTTTTTACAAAACATATTGTTAATAAATTATATATTATTTTAATTATCATAGTTTTCAATGCTATAAAATCATAATTTTCAAGAGCTTCATTAATCCATTCAACATTGAACATATTAAAGACTATGTTTAATCCCATAACCATACAAGTATAAAAATATGCATCATTTCTATGGAATATAGTTAAAAAGATAGCATAAAAAATAGAAGTTACAGCTGTTGTTGTGGTGGTAATTACAAATAGGCTAGTAATTGTTTTGGTTAGTTTATCTTTATCATCTCTTACTTTGCTTACTTCTCTTATACCATATTGATAGACTCCAAAGCTTGCAAAAATCATAAAAACTGCAGTCCAGGCTTCCCCCATTGTCATATATCCGTTTAATTTATCTTGAATTGCGCTAAGAACTATTGGCATAACTATTATAGGTAAAATTATATTTGAAACATTTAATACCGCTTTAAAAAAAGCATTTTTAGATATTGATCTAGACATAAGTATCCTCCTTAAAATATATTGTATTTTGAAGTTTGCAATATTATGGTAATATAGTAATTGAATTGTTTCAATTACTATATATAAATGTCTAAGATAATTGAAAAATATAAAATATTGAGTTGAATATAATTCAACTTATTTGATTATCATTATATGATAACAATATGGAGTGAGGAATTTGAATAAAGATTTATATGAATTTAAAGAAATAGATGAAAAGATAAAGAACAAATTAAATTATATTAAAGCTGATTCAGATATTATGTATAACAATATTAATGAAGTAAAAGCATTAAAAAATGATATATATGAAAAAACATCTAAGGTTTTTACGTACAATCTAAGAAAATTAATTCAATTGGAATCAACACAAAAAAAGTTGGCTGGTAAAATTGGTATATCTGAGGATTTATTATCTAAATATAAATCAGGAGATGCTTTCCCATCTATAGAAACATTACTATATATTTCTGAAGTATATAATATAACAATTAAAAAGCTTATTTCTATACCACTAACAGCAGAAGATATTGAGAACTTAGAAAATAATAATGAAATTGGATCCGATATTTTTGAAGAGAAATACTACGTTTATTTTTTTGTTACTAATATAGCTAAAGAAGGATCTTTGCATGAAGGGATTGTAGAAATTAAGAATGAAAATGTAAATTTTAAGATTTGTTCAGATGAAAAGGTGATTAAATATTTTACGGGGAAGTATATTGTATACGATAAAATGATATTTTTTAATTTAAGCAGTTCAAATGATGGAGTTACATATATAAATATGATCAAACCAAACCTGAATAAAAATAAGTACACCGGTGGAGTTGCTATGATGATGCTTCCATCAGATGCGAATAGTAAACCATGTGTTCAAAAGATTTTATTTAGCAAAATCAAATTAGATAGAGAATTATATTACAGGAACCTAAAGGAGATTTTAAATTTTAAAATTGATGGAGTTAATTTAGGTCATGTTAAGCTATCTCAGTGGGAAGATGAGGCGGCGTATAATTTTATATTAAAACTAAAGAGTTCTAGGAGAGCTTAGTGTTCCATCACTATGCTTTTTTTATTATCTACATTTATTTCAATTATTTCAATAAAAGATTATTTGTAGTATTTTAAACAAGTATAAAAAATTATAACTTAGTATTTGATATAAAATTTTAAAATCTCATTTAACCTTAAATTAGCATTGGATGTATTTATACAGCTGGAAATGGTAGAAGTTACTGAAGGAAGAGTTTTAAGCGATGGTTGTAGCATAGTTTCTAATTGGACTTTTTGATCAAAGATAAAAAATTTAAACTACTATGTTATAATATATTTTATGTAAAAATAGCATTATTGAAATTCAACGATTAAATGTAAAAGTGATATTTAATTTATAATTTATAGATTAAATAAATGGCTAAAATTTTTTTTGTGCTTGTCATGAAAGAGGTGATTACTTGAAACTAGAAGAATTAAAGTCAATATTATTTAAATCAGCTTCATCTACTATGAAAAGAGAGGGAGAGGTTAAATTTAATAATGGTTTAGTCGCTTATTTTAAAGGTAAAAAGATAGATAATATATATCATATTTATGGAAGAGTTACGGATAAAAATAAAATTAACGAATTTAGTACACATATTAAGATCAACCTTCAAAAGAAAAAACTAGAGAGTGCTAACTGTTCTTGTGATGAGTTTAAAGAGTTTACTTCAAGTGGATATACATTAATGTGTAGTCATATAACTGCTACTGAATATAAATTTATTAGCCTACTTGAAAATGACAACAATAAAGATGAAAATTCTGAAAAGAAAACTACAGAAAAATATAAAATATGGGGAAATAATCATAGCACAAGGCTTATTCGTAAAATAGAAAAGGATTCTCTATATTATGAGGTACAAACACCTTCGAGAAGCGGAAAGCTTATAATAAAGCCAGAGGAACTTAGAAAATTTTTAAAAGATATAGAGGCTAGAAAAATAAAATTTAAGTTTGATTATATTGAAATTACAGCACCAATATTACATAAAGATCTACCTATAACCTTTAATGTTAAAGAAGATAATGGAATGATAGTCTTGACTACTCATAAGCAGCTTCCCATTTCACTAAATTCAAACAATGATGTTTATTATTTTAGGAATGAACTTTATTTACCTTCAAAAAATCAAATTGATAATTATATTAGCCTGCATGAAAAATTATTGGCTCATGGTAGAATCACCTATAGAAAAGATATAGATACTTATACTAAACTAATGTCCATTTTAAGTAGAATTTCGAGTAACATAAATATTGCGGAAAACTTAAGAAATTATGCATCTAATTTATCAAGACCTGAATTTTTTCTATATGAAGGGGACGGAAAGATTTATTGTGATATATTTCTTAGTTATGGCAATACAAAGATCAATATACTAGATGAGAAAAATGTTTCGCATACATTCATAAGAGATTATAAAAAAGAAGAAAAGCTTCTTATGGAAGTTGAAAAGCTAAGTTTTGTAAAAATGGATAACAGACTTTTATTTATAGGTAAAGATGAGGAGTTGTTTAATATATTGAGCGAAAAAGGAGAGACAATTCACTCGTTGGGAAATGTTATGTTAGGAAATGGACTTAGCAATAAAAAAATATATAATTCGGATTCAATTAGAGTTGATTTAGATGAAGTGGATGGAAGTTATAATTTCTCTTATAGTATAGGGGAGTTAGGAATAAAAGAATTAAATAGTGCATTGGAAGCATATAAAGGTAAAAATAAATTTTACAAAACAAGAAACAATGATTTTTTAGATTTTGAAGATAATGGTGTGAGAAGTTTTTTTAATCTTATGGAAGTATTGAATATAAATGTATATTCAAATAATGAAAAATTTAAAATGGAAAAGAATAAAGCCTTATGTCTATATGAAAATATAAAGAAGATAGGTTTAGGAATTATAGAGAATTCCAGCGAATTAGAAGAGGTAGGGAATAAGTTAGCCAGTATAAAGAATAAAAATATATCTATACCCAGTGATTTTAAGGGAATTCTCAGAGAATATCAAATTAATGGATTTAAGTGGCTCAAGACCTTAAGTGAAGTAGGATTTGGAGGAATATTAGCAGATGAGATGGGATTAGGTAAGACAATACAAGTTATAGCATTCTTATTATCAGAGAAGAACAAAAAGACTTGCATAGTTTGTCCGACATCATTGCTTTATAACTGGAAAGATGAAATTTTAAGATTTGCGCCAAGTTTAAGGGTTGTGATGATTCATGGAACTCAGAGAGATAAATTGATTGAAGATATATGTGAATATGATGTAGTGCTAACTACCTATGGAACATTGAGATTAGATATAGATAATTATAGAGATATTGTTTTTGATTATTGCATAATTGATGAGGGGCAGAGTATTAAGAATTCGGAAGCTCAGAATTCAATAACTGTAAAAGAAATTCAGGCAAAAATTAGATTTGCTTTAACTGGAACACCTATTGAAAATAATTTAACAGAGCTTTGGTCTATATTTGACTTTATAATGCCAGGGTACCTCTACACTAAAGAAAAGTTTGAGGAAAAATTTATTTCAAGAAGCGAAGATAATTTAGAGA from the Clostridium beijerinckii genome contains:
- a CDS encoding PHP domain-containing protein — protein: MIDLHIHTNNSDGDFDVIDILKMSEEKNLEFISFTDHQSVDAYKKISNLNIKDLYGGNIINGIEIAFSFGGISMDMLGYNIDIDSIEKSRILQVNKNINVIEKENSKLNYLIKVCNKLKILHSSNLYIKGRNTPANDVICDDILSYDENSYILKKLEITDRTTFYRKHYLNPNSPFYIQPAEDLPTIYEAAETIHSSGGKCFLAHPYVYDVDNIYNYIDSIVKLNLIDGIECIHRKHSHSQINAIIDYCDSHNLLKSGGSDFHTSAHTLGFGNDGKIPISYPIAKNWLQ
- a CDS encoding SIS domain-containing protein, giving the protein MRIQDYMLETPVKMKEIISKSDELFKEIIKQDINKIIITGSGTSYHSGVQVQTYLQGILDAEVTAMYPFMITKDTFKGKNEKTLIIGISQGGSSYSTYNAMKLAKIRC
- a CDS encoding oligosaccharide flippase family protein, whose amino-acid sequence is MSRSISKNAFFKAVLNVSNIILPIIVMPIVLSAIQDKLNGYMTMGEAWTAVFMIFASFGVYQYGIREVSKVRDDKDKLTKTITSLFVITTTTTAVTSIFYAIFLTIFHRNDAYFYTCMVMGLNIVFNMFNVEWINEALENYDFIALKTMIIKIIYNLLTICFVKTQADFLFYIYLTCGINFINNISSFIYIKKTMHFNFSDLQIKKHIKPMFSVVILANTYILYTLLDKNMLNSNLGSTEAGYYGVAQKIMSMIDILMFTIVQVSMARLSNYLENHSKEVYLTLLNKVIKIYFLFLFPASIGLLGVSKQVIIIMGKGTDIYLPAVQILMVFSIYMLTIGIDRIISDQIIYIFGREKTDAKLVFIGGILNLILNTLLIFTNMFTPTKVIATTLVSNLVVMALEYRLVKNELNINIRLFAFENFKYLYYSLIFIPITFVINNFISGTILSCILDVLACCSIYFIILIATRDSVFFGLLSIVFKKLKVLYNQRII
- a CDS encoding helix-turn-helix domain-containing protein, coding for MNKDLYEFKEIDEKIKNKLNYIKADSDIMYNNINEVKALKNDIYEKTSKVFTYNLRKLIQLESTQKKLAGKIGISEDLLSKYKSGDAFPSIETLLYISEVYNITIKKLISIPLTAEDIENLENNNEIGSDIFEEKYYVYFFVTNIAKEGSLHEGIVEIKNENVNFKICSDEKVIKYFTGKYIVYDKMIFFNLSSSNDGVTYINMIKPNLNKNKYTGGVAMMMLPSDANSKPCVQKILFSKIKLDRELYYRNLKEILNFKIDGVNLGHVKLSQWEDEAAYNFILKLKSSRRA
- a CDS encoding DEAD/DEAH box helicase, translating into MKLEELKSILFKSASSTMKREGEVKFNNGLVAYFKGKKIDNIYHIYGRVTDKNKINEFSTHIKINLQKKKLESANCSCDEFKEFTSSGYTLMCSHITATEYKFISLLENDNNKDENSEKKTTEKYKIWGNNHSTRLIRKIEKDSLYYEVQTPSRSGKLIIKPEELRKFLKDIEARKIKFKFDYIEITAPILHKDLPITFNVKEDNGMIVLTTHKQLPISLNSNNDVYYFRNELYLPSKNQIDNYISLHEKLLAHGRITYRKDIDTYTKLMSILSRISSNINIAENLRNYASNLSRPEFFLYEGDGKIYCDIFLSYGNTKINILDEKNVSHTFIRDYKKEEKLLMEVEKLSFVKMDNRLLFIGKDEELFNILSEKGETIHSLGNVMLGNGLSNKKIYNSDSIRVDLDEVDGSYNFSYSIGELGIKELNSALEAYKGKNKFYKTRNNDFLDFEDNGVRSFFNLMEVLNINVYSNNEKFKMEKNKALCLYENIKKIGLGIIENSSELEEVGNKLASIKNKNISIPSDFKGILREYQINGFKWLKTLSEVGFGGILADEMGLGKTIQVIAFLLSEKNKKTCIVCPTSLLYNWKDEILRFAPSLRVVMIHGTQRDKLIEDICEYDVVLTTYGTLRLDIDNYRDIVFDYCIIDEGQSIKNSEAQNSITVKEIQAKIRFALTGTPIENNLTELWSIFDFIMPGYLYTKEKFEEKFISRSEDNLENLKTMIKPFILRRTKKEVMNELPDKIEKTLLVEMTSAQKAVYSNYVKRVKAAMKNNKDGRIEIFSYLTKLREICLDPSLILEDYNGGSGKIEKVVEIIKNHIDSGGKILLFSQFTSALDRIGDRLSKEKVEFFHLSGKTSPKNRIKMVKDFNTNEFVNVFLISLKAGGTGLNLTSANLVIHFDPWWNPAVEAQATDRAHRIGQRDVVEVIKLVSKGTIEEKIILLQEDKKQLIDSILTGELKNSGLLGSLSKEDLQQLFERD